A region of Rhizorhabdus wittichii RW1 DNA encodes the following proteins:
- a CDS encoding LSU ribosomal protein L12P (TIGRFAM: ribosomal protein L7/L12~PFAM: Ribosomal protein L7/L12-like) encodes MADLQKLVDDLSALTVLEAAELSKLLEEKWGVSAAAAVAVAAPAGGAGAGAPAAEVKDEFDVILTGDGGKKINVIKEVRAITGLGLTEAKTLVESAPKAVKEGVNKDEAEKLKKQLEEAGATVELK; translated from the coding sequence ATGGCAGACCTGCAGAAGCTTGTTGACGATCTTTCGGCCCTCACCGTCCTCGAGGCCGCTGAGCTTTCGAAGCTCCTCGAAGAGAAGTGGGGCGTTTCGGCCGCTGCGGCGGTCGCGGTTGCGGCCCCGGCCGGCGGCGCCGGCGCCGGCGCCCCGGCAGCCGAAGTCAAGGACGAGTTCGACGTCATCCTGACCGGCGACGGCGGCAAGAAGATCAACGTGATCAAGGAAGTCCGCGCCATCACCGGCCTGGGCCTGACCGAAGCCAAGACCCTGGTCGAGTCGGCTCCGAAGGCCGTCAAGGAAGGCGTCAACAAGGACGAGGCCGAGAAGCTCAAGAAGCAGCTCGAGGAAGCCGGCGCGACCGTCGAACTCAAGTAA
- a CDS encoding FRG domain (PFAM: FRG domain) has translation MTASKRVGTDIITDYLNTISLLLRDRDQGIFRGHAGAKWRLVPSAFREGQYGITDHVKLAKWKRFAGRFVSPRPLDDLEWLALAQHFAVPTPLLDWTTNPLIALYFACLPTQKKEPGVVIMADETDFDFHNEALGLNPFYEGARKPVLFDAGAMNARSLAQDSMMTLHTRACQFTAGEHAGFYEVSEDMKQPTREALKRFGISAERVFVDLSTAAREFSEQIWFDEVLG, from the coding sequence ATGACTGCCAGTAAGCGCGTCGGCACCGATATAATCACGGACTACCTAAACACGATTTCACTCCTTTTGCGGGATCGTGACCAAGGTATATTTCGTGGCCATGCCGGTGCGAAGTGGAGGTTGGTGCCGTCCGCGTTTCGCGAGGGACAATACGGCATCACCGATCACGTGAAGCTCGCAAAATGGAAACGCTTCGCAGGCCGATTTGTGTCGCCCCGGCCTCTTGATGACCTTGAATGGCTCGCGCTCGCACAGCACTTTGCGGTGCCAACACCGTTGCTAGACTGGACTACAAACCCGCTGATCGCGCTCTATTTCGCCTGCTTGCCCACGCAGAAGAAGGAGCCGGGCGTGGTCATCATGGCGGACGAAACCGATTTCGATTTTCACAATGAGGCTCTGGGGTTAAACCCGTTTTATGAAGGTGCGCGAAAGCCGGTGCTTTTCGACGCCGGGGCAATGAACGCCCGTTCGCTTGCCCAAGATAGTATGATGACCCTGCACACGCGCGCTTGTCAGTTCACTGCAGGGGAGCACGCGGGCTTCTACGAAGTTTCGGAGGACATGAAGCAGCCGACAAGGGAAGCCCTGAAGCGATTTGGTATCAGCGCGGAAAGGGTTTTTGTCGATCTATCAACCGCTGCGCGGGAATTTTCCGAACAGATATGGTTCGACGAAGTGCTGGGCTAA
- a CDS encoding acetyl-coenzyme A synthetase (TIGRFAM: acetate--CoA ligase~PFAM: AMP-dependent synthetase and ligase) yields MTDLYPVPAEWAARAKVKDADYKALYARSIDDAHAFWLEQAKRLDWVRFPTRTNESSFDEADFGVKWFADGQINVAANCLDRHLAERGDQVAIIWEPDAPTDAPRRFTYRQVHEEVCRFANVLKAQGVKKGDRVTVYLPMIPEAAFALLACARIGAIHSVVFGGFSPEALAGRIQDCDSSIVITADCGRRGGKLVPLKTNVDAAAQHAPSLTSVIVIRATGAEVPMQAGRDVWYDEAAQGVSADCPAETMDAEDPLFVLYTSGSTGKPKGVLHTTGGYLLWASLTHELCFDYRPGQIYWCAADIGWVTGHSYIVYGPLANGGTTLMYEGVPNWPDASRIWQVVDRHQVEIVFTAPTALRALMRDGDEFVARTSRKSLKLLGTVGEPINPEAWRWYHEVVGEGRCPIVDTWWQTETGAAMIAPLPGATDLKPGSATRPLFGVVPELVDADGQVLEGATDGNLCITRSWPGQMRTVWGDHARFFQTYFSTYKGKYFTGDGCRRDEDGYYWITGRVDDVINVSGHRMGTAEVESALVLHAKVAEAAVVGFPHDIKGQGIYAYVTLNAGEEASEALRKELRDWVRTEIGPIATPDAIQFAPGLPKTRSGKIMRRILRKIAEGDVSSLGDTSTLADPAVVDDLVANRIKS; encoded by the coding sequence ATGACCGATCTTTATCCCGTTCCCGCCGAATGGGCCGCCAGGGCGAAGGTGAAGGATGCCGACTACAAGGCGCTCTACGCCCGATCGATCGACGACGCCCACGCCTTCTGGCTGGAGCAGGCGAAGCGGCTCGACTGGGTGCGCTTTCCGACCAGGACCAACGAGAGCAGCTTCGACGAGGCCGATTTCGGGGTGAAGTGGTTCGCCGACGGGCAGATCAACGTCGCGGCCAACTGCCTCGACCGCCATCTCGCCGAGCGCGGCGACCAGGTGGCGATCATCTGGGAACCCGACGCGCCGACCGACGCGCCGCGGCGCTTCACCTACAGGCAGGTGCACGAGGAGGTCTGCCGCTTCGCCAATGTGCTGAAGGCGCAGGGGGTGAAGAAGGGCGACCGCGTCACCGTCTACCTGCCGATGATCCCCGAGGCGGCGTTCGCGCTGCTCGCCTGCGCGCGGATCGGGGCGATCCATTCGGTGGTGTTCGGCGGCTTCTCGCCCGAGGCGCTGGCGGGCCGCATCCAGGATTGCGACAGCTCGATCGTGATCACCGCCGATTGCGGGCGGCGCGGCGGCAAGCTGGTGCCGCTCAAGACAAACGTCGACGCGGCCGCGCAGCATGCGCCGAGCCTGACGTCGGTGATCGTGATCCGCGCGACCGGCGCCGAGGTGCCGATGCAGGCCGGGCGCGACGTCTGGTACGACGAGGCGGCGCAGGGCGTGTCGGCCGACTGCCCGGCGGAGACGATGGACGCGGAGGACCCGCTGTTCGTGCTCTACACCAGCGGATCGACGGGCAAGCCCAAGGGGGTGCTCCACACGACGGGCGGCTATCTGCTCTGGGCGAGCCTGACCCATGAGCTGTGCTTCGACTATCGGCCGGGACAGATATACTGGTGCGCGGCGGACATCGGCTGGGTCACCGGGCACAGCTATATCGTCTATGGGCCGCTCGCCAATGGCGGCACGACGCTGATGTATGAGGGCGTGCCCAACTGGCCCGACGCGAGCCGCATCTGGCAGGTGGTCGACCGCCACCAGGTCGAGATCGTCTTCACCGCGCCGACCGCGCTGCGCGCGCTGATGCGCGACGGCGACGAGTTCGTGGCGCGGACCTCGCGCAAATCGCTCAAGCTGCTCGGGACGGTCGGCGAGCCGATCAACCCGGAGGCGTGGCGCTGGTATCACGAGGTGGTCGGCGAGGGACGCTGCCCGATCGTCGACACCTGGTGGCAGACCGAGACGGGCGCGGCGATGATCGCGCCGCTGCCGGGCGCGACCGACCTCAAGCCCGGCAGCGCGACGCGGCCGCTGTTCGGGGTGGTGCCCGAGCTGGTCGACGCCGACGGCCAGGTGCTGGAGGGCGCGACCGACGGCAATCTGTGCATCACGCGCAGCTGGCCGGGGCAGATGCGGACGGTCTGGGGCGACCATGCGCGCTTCTTCCAGACCTATTTCTCGACCTACAAGGGCAAGTATTTCACCGGCGACGGCTGCCGCCGCGACGAGGACGGCTATTACTGGATCACCGGGCGCGTCGACGACGTGATCAACGTCTCGGGCCACCGCATGGGCACGGCCGAGGTCGAGAGCGCGCTGGTGCTCCACGCCAAGGTCGCCGAGGCGGCGGTGGTCGGCTTCCCGCACGACATCAAGGGCCAGGGCATCTACGCCTATGTGACGCTGAACGCGGGCGAGGAGGCGAGCGAGGCGCTACGCAAGGAACTGCGCGACTGGGTGCGGACCGAAATCGGGCCGATCGCGACGCCCGACGCGATCCAGTTCGCGCCGGGGCTGCCCAAGACCCGCTCGGGCAAGATCATGCGCCGCATCCTGCGCAAGATCGCCGAGGGCGACGTCTCCTCGCTCGGCGACACCTCCACCCTCGCCGATCCGGCGGTGGTCGACGATCTGGTTGCGAACCGGATCAAAAGCTGA
- a CDS encoding protein of unknown function DUF955 (PFAM: helix-turn-helix domain protein; protein of unknown function DUF955), which yields MFNPQRLILGRKRRKMTARSLAGAIGVSPITISRLENGANEPESDTVDALAAALDFPRAFFFAEDVDELPAGAASFRSLSSMSAKERDAALSAGAIAYLFHDWVAERFNLPGGDIPDVRDEATPEGAARIVRAQWGLGEQPISNMVRLLESKGVRVFSLCEDTKNVDAFSCWRGDRPFVFLNTFKSTERSRFDAAHELGHLVMHRHGAPQDSRQAESEADKFASAFLMPADDVVSRIRYVPGLDSLVSFKRRWGVSVAALNYRLHKLGIVSEWQNRSLNVELSSRGYRRQEPEGLSPETSALWPQIFTALWQDRITRQDIAEQLRIPQSELDMILHHLSVLPSKGSGASEGLRSV from the coding sequence GTGTTCAATCCCCAACGACTTATTCTGGGACGTAAGCGGCGGAAGATGACGGCCCGCTCACTCGCGGGCGCGATCGGCGTGTCTCCCATTACGATCTCACGCCTCGAAAATGGAGCTAACGAGCCCGAGAGTGACACCGTCGACGCCTTGGCAGCCGCGCTAGACTTTCCTCGGGCGTTCTTCTTCGCCGAAGATGTAGACGAGTTGCCGGCGGGTGCTGCTAGCTTCCGCAGCCTTTCGTCAATGTCGGCGAAGGAGCGGGATGCCGCACTGTCTGCGGGGGCGATCGCCTATCTGTTCCATGACTGGGTGGCCGAACGCTTTAATCTTCCCGGTGGCGACATTCCCGACGTGCGAGATGAAGCGACGCCCGAGGGTGCGGCCCGCATAGTACGGGCGCAGTGGGGGCTTGGTGAACAGCCCATCTCAAACATGGTTAGGCTGCTTGAGTCCAAGGGCGTTCGGGTGTTCTCGCTCTGCGAGGATACGAAGAACGTCGATGCATTCTCCTGCTGGCGCGGCGATCGCCCTTTCGTCTTCCTCAATACCTTCAAATCGACCGAACGGAGTCGGTTTGATGCTGCGCACGAACTCGGCCATCTTGTCATGCATCGACATGGTGCGCCTCAAGACAGTCGGCAGGCGGAGAGCGAGGCCGATAAGTTCGCCTCGGCATTTCTTATGCCGGCGGACGATGTGGTGAGCAGGATCCGCTATGTTCCAGGGCTCGACAGTCTCGTTAGCTTCAAGCGCCGATGGGGCGTGTCTGTTGCTGCACTGAATTACCGCCTGCACAAGCTCGGTATCGTGAGCGAATGGCAGAACCGAAGTCTGAACGTTGAGTTGTCGAGCCGTGGATATCGGCGCCAAGAGCCGGAGGGGCTGTCTCCTGAGACTTCCGCGCTATGGCCGCAGATTTTTACCGCGCTATGGCAGGATCGCATTACGCGTCAAGACATCGCCGAGCAACTGCGTATTCCCCAGTCGGAACTTGACATGATTCTGCATCATCTCTCTGTATTACCCTCAAAGGGGAGCGGCGCATCTGAAGGACTGCGTTCTGTCTAA
- a CDS encoding ErfK/YbiS/YcfS/YnhG family protein (PFAM: ErfK/YbiS/YcfS/YnhG family protein), with the protein MTRTFFLLAAAAAAVLVAPAAPAAAAQLQGAPSLQGATVGETVAAMKPGDFLWAPQVAPEGPVVIVVSIAQQRAYAYRNGVPIGISTVSTGKKGHETPTGVFTLLQKNVDHKSNLYNNAPMPYMQRLTWDGIALHAGNLPGYPASHGCVRLPMGFAKLLYGVTKLGLTVIVTAGADVPRFAPSPAVLSNTASKAESDLFGGSLWQPERSTTGPVSIVISSADKRMLVLRNGVPIGSAPVKIAGAVTGTTAYTLGAIEGDNYKWMKLPMPGEALNAPVEVTPDERARLTVPEDIRVAMAAVVAPGTTVVVTPDTLQTGGAGKKMTVMTAGK; encoded by the coding sequence ATGACCCGGACCTTCTTCCTCCTCGCCGCCGCCGCCGCTGCCGTGCTGGTCGCGCCCGCCGCGCCCGCCGCCGCCGCCCAGCTCCAGGGCGCGCCCTCGCTCCAGGGCGCGACGGTCGGGGAGACGGTGGCGGCGATGAAGCCGGGCGACTTCCTCTGGGCGCCGCAGGTCGCGCCCGAGGGGCCGGTGGTGATCGTCGTGTCGATCGCGCAGCAGCGCGCCTATGCCTATCGCAACGGCGTGCCGATCGGCATCTCGACCGTGTCGACCGGCAAGAAGGGGCATGAGACGCCGACCGGCGTGTTCACGCTCCTCCAGAAGAATGTCGACCACAAGTCGAACCTCTACAACAACGCGCCGATGCCCTACATGCAGCGGCTGACCTGGGACGGGATCGCGCTGCATGCGGGCAACCTGCCGGGCTATCCCGCCTCGCACGGCTGCGTCCGCCTGCCGATGGGCTTCGCCAAGCTGCTCTACGGGGTCACCAAGCTCGGGCTGACGGTGATCGTCACGGCGGGCGCCGACGTGCCGCGCTTCGCGCCGAGCCCCGCGGTGCTCAGCAACACCGCGTCGAAGGCCGAGAGCGATCTGTTCGGCGGTTCGCTGTGGCAGCCCGAGCGCTCGACGACCGGGCCGGTGTCGATCGTGATCAGCAGCGCCGACAAGCGGATGCTGGTGCTGCGCAACGGCGTTCCGATCGGCTCCGCCCCGGTCAAGATCGCGGGCGCGGTGACCGGCACCACCGCCTATACGCTCGGCGCGATCGAGGGCGACAATTACAAATGGATGAAGCTGCCGATGCCGGGCGAGGCATTGAACGCCCCGGTCGAGGTCACCCCCGACGAACGCGCCCGCCTGACCGTCCCCGAGGACATCCGCGTGGCGATGGCCGCCGTCGTCGCGCCGGGGACGACGGTGGTGGTCACCCCCGACACCCTCCAGACCGGCGGCGCCGGCAAGAAGATGACGGTGATGACAGCGGGGAAGTGA
- a CDS encoding cytochrome B561 (PFAM: cytochrome B561) yields MTEALLHYNRVARTLHWTIGALVLTNLILGIFHDPLGELFPAMPIHKSIGFLVLALSLCRLAWRLTHPAPPLPASVPGWEQRAARGLHWTFYALMIAMPLTGWIFSSAGKYPLSFFFLFDIPKFTVEKGSPIVAGAHSAHVVLGFLWAALLVGHVGAALRHHFILRNGVLTRMWRSAPGA; encoded by the coding sequence ATGACCGAGGCCCTGCTCCACTATAACCGCGTCGCCCGGACGCTCCACTGGACGATCGGGGCGCTGGTCCTCACCAACCTGATCCTCGGCATCTTCCACGATCCGCTGGGCGAGCTGTTCCCGGCTATGCCGATCCACAAGTCGATCGGCTTCCTGGTGCTGGCGCTGAGCCTGTGCCGGCTGGCCTGGCGCCTCACCCACCCCGCCCCGCCGCTGCCGGCGTCGGTGCCCGGCTGGGAACAACGCGCGGCGCGCGGGCTGCACTGGACCTTCTACGCGCTGATGATCGCGATGCCGCTGACCGGGTGGATCTTCAGCTCGGCCGGCAAATATCCGCTGAGCTTCTTCTTCCTGTTCGACATCCCCAAGTTCACGGTCGAGAAAGGATCGCCGATCGTCGCCGGGGCGCACAGCGCGCATGTCGTGCTCGGCTTCCTGTGGGCGGCGCTGCTGGTCGGCCATGTCGGCGCGGCGCTGCGCCACCACTTCATCCTCAGGAACGGGGTGCTGACGCGGATGTGGCGCTCGGCGCCGGGGGCTTAG
- a CDS encoding LSU ribosomal protein L10P (PFAM: ribosomal protein L10) encodes MDRAQKAELVADLKSTFEGTSVVIVTRNLGLTVAQSTALRTKMREAGASYKVSKNKLARIALEGTTYQAINDLLVGPTALATSADPVAPAKVIVDFAKTNDKLEIVGGAMGETVLDVAGVKALAELPSLDELRAKIVGLIQAPATKVVQIVQAPAGQLARVFGAYAAKEDA; translated from the coding sequence ATGGATCGAGCTCAAAAAGCCGAGCTGGTCGCCGATCTGAAGAGCACCTTCGAGGGCACGAGCGTGGTGATCGTCACCCGCAATCTCGGCCTCACGGTCGCGCAGTCCACTGCGCTCCGCACGAAGATGCGCGAAGCCGGCGCCAGCTACAAGGTATCGAAGAACAAGCTCGCCCGCATTGCCCTCGAGGGCACGACCTATCAGGCGATCAACGATCTCCTGGTCGGTCCGACCGCGCTCGCCACCTCCGCCGATCCCGTCGCCCCCGCAAAGGTGATCGTGGATTTCGCGAAGACCAACGACAAGTTGGAAATCGTCGGCGGCGCGATGGGCGAGACCGTCCTCGACGTGGCCGGCGTGAAGGCGCTGGCCGAGCTGCCGTCGCTCGACGAGCTGCGCGCCAAGATCGTGGGCCTCATCCAGGCGCCCGCGACCAAGGTCGTCCAGATCGTCCAGGCCCCGGCCGGCCAGCTGGCCCGGGTGTTCGGCGCTTATGCGGCGAAAGAAGACGCCTGA
- a CDS encoding diguanylate cyclase (TIGRFAM: diguanylate cyclase~PFAM: GGDEF domain containing protein) yields MEETAGLRRRFLIIVILCGLLWGGLMQIPASLGWVPLGPEQTRNNLLFVAMSGATLLVAWRRPSSFLPVAVVYFAGAILYASAAQFLVVEDQLRMLLFFPLVGAIFLIIGRAAAWIAILVAIGVFAAASADGSIRVSPLAASTFVITLCIIGLFFQAFSHQTTRALTMISRQNLALDAAAKQDHLTRLLNLRAFREAMQAHAGDLRPDGGFSVAFVDVDHFKAINDRYGHAIGDAVLVALARTLEAAVRAPGEVARIGGEEFAILLPGADLAEAAPAAERMRAAVAAMQVDAGGATLSVTVSIGLAASRSSFDTIDALLQAADAAMYEAKRGGRNRVALAGAG; encoded by the coding sequence ATGGAGGAGACGGCAGGGCTTCGCCGCCGCTTCCTGATCATCGTGATCCTGTGCGGCCTGCTCTGGGGCGGGCTGATGCAGATTCCGGCCTCGCTGGGATGGGTGCCGCTGGGGCCCGAGCAGACGCGCAACAACCTGCTGTTCGTGGCGATGAGCGGCGCGACCCTGCTGGTTGCCTGGCGCCGGCCGTCGAGCTTCCTGCCGGTCGCGGTCGTCTATTTCGCGGGCGCCATCCTCTATGCGAGCGCCGCCCAGTTCCTGGTGGTCGAGGACCAGCTCCGCATGCTGCTGTTCTTCCCGCTGGTCGGGGCGATCTTCCTGATCATCGGCCGCGCGGCGGCGTGGATCGCCATCCTGGTGGCGATCGGCGTGTTCGCCGCCGCGTCGGCCGACGGCAGCATCCGGGTGTCGCCGCTGGCCGCCAGCACCTTCGTCATCACCCTCTGCATCATCGGGCTGTTCTTCCAGGCGTTCAGCCATCAGACGACGCGGGCGCTCACCATGATCTCCCGCCAGAACCTCGCGCTCGACGCCGCGGCGAAGCAGGACCATCTCACCCGCCTGCTGAACCTCCGCGCCTTCCGCGAGGCGATGCAGGCCCATGCCGGCGACCTGCGGCCGGACGGCGGCTTCAGCGTCGCCTTCGTCGACGTCGACCATTTCAAGGCGATCAACGATCGCTACGGCCACGCGATCGGCGACGCCGTGCTGGTCGCCCTCGCCCGCACGCTGGAGGCGGCGGTGCGCGCGCCCGGCGAGGTGGCTCGGATCGGCGGCGAGGAGTTCGCGATCCTGCTGCCCGGCGCCGACCTGGCCGAGGCCGCGCCGGCGGCGGAGCGGATGCGGGCCGCGGTGGCGGCGATGCAGGTCGACGCGGGCGGCGCCACCCTGTCGGTGACGGTGTCGATCGGGCTGGCGGCGTCGCGGTCCTCGTTCGACACGATCGACGCGCTGCTGCAGGCCGCCGACGCCGCGATGTACGAGGCGAAGCGCGGAGGGCGCAACCGGGTGGCGCTGGCCGGGGCGGGCTGA
- a CDS encoding Citrate transporter (PFAM: Citrate transporter; TrkA-C domain protein): MTTPQWLSIATLAGMMGLFVWGRFRYDVTAILALLAAIALGIVSPKQAFSGFSDDIVIIVGSALVLSAAMQRSGLIERALGFVGGHVKRVRSQLMVLTASVGLASALVKNVGALAMLMPAAVQMAKKNDASPSVFLMPMAFASLLGGLMTLVGTSPNIIVSRVREEMTGEPFGMFDYLPTGLGLLLVGLLFLRFGYRLLPRERRATATLGEALDISSYVTEATIAPGSPAEGETVREFVERHDRDIGIARVLRAGIRTVPSAGLVLHEDDTLILTGAPDALERAIAGDGLALVGDDRERPKGSEGDAIGVIEGVIGASSVLIDQTAGRMRMQERYGVNLIAVSRAAERLTRQLGETKLSAGDVIVLQGPLPLLPDRLRDLGVLPLAQRPLRLGASGRSWLPLIVLAVAMAATAAGLVPVAVAFFAAAGIVMATGALPLREAYEAVEWPILIMLGALIPVSDSLRTTGASDLIATRLADVAATLPPWGAVALILVAAMAVTPFLNNAATVLVMAPIAAVFAHDLGYRPEAFLIATAIGAGCDFLTPIGHQCNTLVLGPGGYRFSDYARLGAPLSLLVVLVGTPLVMWVWPLR; this comes from the coding sequence ATGACCACGCCGCAATGGCTCTCGATAGCCACCCTCGCCGGGATGATGGGCCTCTTCGTCTGGGGCCGGTTCCGCTACGACGTGACCGCGATCCTCGCGCTGCTGGCGGCGATCGCGCTGGGCATCGTCAGCCCCAAGCAGGCGTTCAGCGGCTTTTCCGACGACATCGTCATCATCGTCGGATCGGCGCTGGTCCTGTCGGCGGCGATGCAGCGATCGGGCCTGATCGAGCGCGCGCTGGGCTTCGTCGGCGGCCATGTGAAGCGGGTGCGGAGCCAGTTGATGGTGCTGACCGCCTCGGTCGGCCTCGCCTCCGCGCTGGTCAAGAATGTCGGCGCGCTGGCGATGCTGATGCCCGCCGCGGTCCAGATGGCGAAGAAGAACGACGCGAGCCCGTCGGTCTTCCTGATGCCGATGGCGTTCGCATCGCTGCTCGGCGGGCTGATGACGCTGGTCGGCACCTCCCCCAACATCATCGTCAGCCGCGTGCGCGAGGAGATGACGGGCGAGCCGTTCGGCATGTTCGACTATCTGCCGACCGGCCTCGGCCTGCTGCTCGTCGGGCTGCTCTTCCTGCGCTTCGGCTATCGGCTGCTGCCGCGCGAGCGCCGGGCGACCGCGACGCTGGGCGAGGCGCTCGACATCTCCAGCTACGTCACCGAGGCGACGATCGCCCCGGGATCGCCGGCCGAGGGCGAGACCGTCCGCGAATTCGTCGAGCGGCACGATCGCGACATCGGCATCGCCCGGGTGCTGCGCGCCGGCATCCGCACCGTGCCCTCGGCCGGGCTCGTCCTGCACGAGGACGACACGCTGATCCTGACCGGCGCGCCCGACGCGCTCGAACGCGCGATCGCGGGGGACGGGCTCGCGCTGGTCGGCGACGATCGCGAGCGGCCGAAGGGCAGCGAGGGCGACGCGATCGGCGTTATCGAGGGGGTGATCGGCGCCTCGTCGGTGCTGATCGACCAGACGGCGGGCCGGATGCGGATGCAGGAGCGCTACGGCGTCAACCTGATCGCGGTGTCGCGCGCGGCCGAGCGGCTGACGCGCCAGCTCGGCGAGACCAAGCTCAGCGCCGGCGACGTGATCGTGCTGCAGGGCCCGCTTCCGCTGCTGCCCGACCGGCTCCGCGACCTCGGCGTGCTGCCGCTGGCGCAGCGCCCGCTGCGGCTGGGCGCGTCGGGGCGGAGCTGGCTGCCGCTGATCGTGCTGGCGGTGGCGATGGCCGCGACCGCGGCGGGGCTGGTGCCGGTGGCGGTCGCCTTCTTCGCGGCGGCGGGGATCGTGATGGCGACGGGCGCGCTGCCGCTGCGCGAGGCCTATGAGGCGGTCGAATGGCCGATCCTGATCATGCTCGGCGCGCTGATCCCGGTCAGCGATTCGCTGCGCACGACGGGCGCGTCGGACCTGATCGCGACCCGGCTGGCCGACGTCGCGGCGACGCTGCCGCCGTGGGGCGCGGTGGCGCTGATCCTGGTGGCGGCGATGGCGGTGACGCCGTTCCTCAACAATGCGGCGACGGTGCTGGTGATGGCCCCGATCGCGGCGGTGTTCGCGCACGACCTCGGCTACCGCCCCGAAGCCTTCCTGATCGCCACCGCGATCGGCGCCGGCTGCGACTTCCTCACCCCAATCGGCCACCAGTGCAACACGCTGGTGCTGGGCCCCGGCGGCTACCGGTTCAGCGATTACGCCCGGCTGGGGGCGCCGTTGTCGCTGCTCGTCGTGCTGGTGGGGACGCCGCTGGTGATGTGGGTGTGGCCGTTGCGGTGA